ACGCGCCCGATGCGCCGAACTACGCAGAACCTTCGGCCCGCCCGGAGCGCATCGATCTCAACGCCGACGCGCACGGCGCGCAGATCGACGCCGCGCAGCTCGAGCAGCTCCAGGCACTCGGCTACGTGCCCGCCGACGCGAAGCCGGAGGATCTGCGCTCGGACTTCCTCCACATCAACACGGTCGCCTATCACCCGCGGCTCGATCAGATCGCGCTGAGCACGCCGGTGCTCGGCGAGGTCTGGATCATCGACCACAGCACGACGCGCGAAGAAGCGAGCGGCGGGGCAGGCGGCAAGGCGGGCCGCGGCGGCGATTTGCTCTATCGCTGGGGCAACTCGGCGACCTATGCGAGCGCTGAGTCGAGGGAAGCCAAGCGCCTCTTCTATCAACACGACGTGCGCTGGGTTCCGGACGGCTGGCCCGGCGCGGGCAATCTCCTCGTCTTCAACAACGGGCGCGATCGGCCGGAGGGGATGTGGTCGTCGATCGACGAGTGGACGACGCCTGTGCGGGCGAACGGCCAGTACGACCTCGCTGGCACGACGTTCGGCCCGACTTCGCTCGCGTGGCAGTACAAGGCCGCGGAGCCCACCAGCCTCTACTCGCCGTTCATCTCGGGCGCGCAGCGCCTCGCGAACGGCAACACGCTGATCTGCGAGGGCGGCGGCGGCCGCTTCATCGAGGTGACGCGACGGCCAAGTCGTGTGGGAGTACCGCAACCCGTTCTCGGGCAGCGTGAGGAACGCAGACGGGAGCGCGCCTCAGCCACGCGCTGACGAGCGGCCCTTCGCAGTGTTTCGCGCGACGCGCATTCCCGCCGATCACCCCGCGCTGGCAGGACGCAAGCTCGAGCCGCTGGATCCGCAGCCGGCTTGGCACGAATGGAATCCACCCAGCGAGGCACCGGTCGCGACACGCTGAGTCCGTTCAACGCGGCTCGATGTTCACGACCTCCAACCACTGCTGCGTCGACGTTTCGTGGCGCAGCACTTCGTCTCGCGAGAAGTAGGCGACCGGGAGGAAGCCGAGGCGGCGCACCGCGAAGCCCCCGGCGTCGGCGAGCACGTCGGCGACGAAGTCGAGCGCGTGTACGCCGCTCTCGGTCCACACGGTGAAGCGCACGCACGCGCGCGGCGCGACCGTGAGCGCGAGCCGCTTCCCGATGGCAGGCGCGATCGCCGCATGCGCGCCGGCGGCGTCGCCGAGCCAGCGCTCCACCGGGCCGCGCGCAGCGAGGCGCGCCGCGCGCAAGAGGCGCGTCAGCTGCGCGAGCCCGCGCGCCGACTCGAGCGAGAGCGGCGCGGCGAGATCGAGGTAGTCGTGCAGCGCGTCGCGCCCGTGGCGCGCGAGCAGCGGCGCGAACTCGAGCGCGAGCCCGCTCTGCGCAGCGCGCGCGGCGGTCAGCGTGGCGGGAATGCGCAGCGTCGCGGGCAACGAGGGGACTCCGAAAACGCGCACCTGGGACGTACGTGCACATTGACGCGCACTTGGGACGTACATGCACGTCGGCGCGCACTTGGGACGTACGTGCACATCGGCGCGCAGTGGAGAAAACGCGAGATGTGCACGTACGTCCCAGGTGCGTGCTTTGGTGCACGTACGTCCCCTGTGCGTGTGTGCCACGCTCGCGCGATGCCTCAGTCGCTGCGCATCGGGGTTCGCATCGCGCCGCGCGACGCCTCGCCCGCGGCGCTCGCGGAGTGCGTCGGGCTCGCGCGCGCGGCGGAGGCGGCGGGCCTCGACTGGGTCGGCGTCGCGGAGCGCTTCGATGCGCGCGGCGGCGTGCCCGACGCGCTCACGCTGTGCGCGGCGTTCGCGGCGGCCACCGCGCGCGTGCGCATCGCGACGGCGGCGCTGCCGCTGCCGCTGCATCACCCGCTGCGCGTGGCGGAGCACGCGGCCACGATCGACTCGCTGTCGGCCGGGCGACTCGAGCTGGGCGTTGGGCTCGGCGCGGCGGAGACGCCGTTCGGTGGATTCGGGCTCGAAGAGGCGGAGCGCGCGGAGCGCTTCGCCGAGTCGATCGCGATTCTGCGCGCGGCTTGGGGCAGCGGCGTCGTCACGTTTCGCGGAAAGCACTTCGCGTGCGAGAACGTCGCGGTGTTTCCGAAGCCCGCGCAGGACGAGGGGCCGCCGCTCTGGCTCGCGGCGAGCGCGCCCGCGGCGCTGCGGCGCGCGGCGGAGCTCGGCGTGGGCGTGATGGCTCCCGCGAGCGCCGCGCTCTCTGCCTACTTCGAGGCGTGCGCGAGTGCGGGCGCGGAGCCGCGCGTCGCGCTGCTCGCGCCTTCGGACGTTTCGCACGACGCGCTGGCGGCCGCGATCGGCCGCTGCGCCACGGCGCGCGAGATCGTGTGCGCGCTCGATGCCTCGAGCGCGAGTGAGATCGCGCGCGCCGCCCAGCTCGCTGCGGCTCTCCGCAGCAATTAGGCGGAGCGCCCCGAGCTCTCGCGCGTAGAATGCGATCGCTTGCAGCGAGGAGGGACGCGATGGGCAGGGCAGCGAAGCTCGCACTCTGGACGCTCGGGATCGCGGCGTTCGGCTTCTTCGTCGCGGGGGGCTTGCTGTACGCGCTGCCGATCGGGCTCGATTGGCGGGCGTTCCCGCTCGGCGGCGCGATCGAGTCGCTGTTCCGCGACGTCATCGGTTATCAGGGCGACAACGCGATCTCGGCCGTGTTCTGGCTCGCCGTGTGCCTCCTCGCGGTTTGGGCCGCCGTGCTCTTCGCGCGCCGCGGCGCGAAGCAGGAGCAGCCGAACGCGCT
The sequence above is a segment of the Deltaproteobacteria bacterium genome. Coding sequences within it:
- a CDS encoding aryl-sulfate sulfotransferase, encoding MWDHLVQHHAPDAPNYAEPSARPERIDLNADAHGAQIDAAQLEQLQALGYVPADAKPEDLRSDFLHINTVAYHPRLDQIALSTPVLGEVWIIDHSTTREEASGGAGGKAGRGGDLLYRWGNSATYASAESREAKRLFYQHDVRWVPDGWPGAGNLLVFNNGRDRPEGMWSSIDEWTTPVRANGQYDLAGTTFGPTSLAWQYKAAEPTSLYSPFISGAQRLANGNTLICEGGGGRFIEVTRRPSRVGVPQPVLGQREERRRERASATR
- a CDS encoding LLM class flavin-dependent oxidoreductase, with translation MPQSLRIGVRIAPRDASPAALAECVGLARAAEAAGLDWVGVAERFDARGGVPDALTLCAAFAAATARVRIATAALPLPLHHPLRVAEHAATIDSLSAGRLELGVGLGAAETPFGGFGLEEAERAERFAESIAILRAAWGSGVVTFRGKHFACENVAVFPKPAQDEGPPLWLAASAPAALRRAAELGVGVMAPASAALSAYFEACASAGAEPRVALLAPSDVSHDALAAAIGRCATAREIVCALDASSASEIARAAQLAAALRSN